From the genome of Anopheles moucheti chromosome 3, idAnoMoucSN_F20_07, whole genome shotgun sequence, one region includes:
- the LOC128304082 gene encoding sodium-coupled monocarboxylate transporter 1-like, which produces MDPSASVGEGDDGTSAPEQRLLFSAVDYVIFFSMLGMSALIGVYYGFFAKQKQNNTAEYLLGSKQMKVFPVAMSLTATHISAITMLGVPAEMYKYGIQYWACSISGLIVTIFMVYVFLPVFHELQTVSCYSYIEQRFDKRTRTLASGLFMFYCLLNTPVIIYAPAIAFSQVTGINVHIITPMICCICIFYTTFGGIRAVIWTDTLQFGAMLCALFVVMTLGTLQLGGVINVFRLAEAGGRLIWFNMDPDPYLRTSFWLVSVGLTSMWISNIGVTPECVQRFLTIPDMSSAKKAVWIFGVGHILVKLFSVYNGLLIFGKYHDCDPIHEGTVQKYDQIFAYYVLDVARHIPGLPGLFVVGIFSAALSSMSTSMNTLSGTLFEDFIRPRFALKDKTASTVVKVMVMTIGVICLLLVFVVEQLGSIFSLAISVSGVTSGTMLGIFFLGMFSPHVNGRGAFWGAIVSLITLSAIAVGAQLEILGGHLKYESLPFRYDGCSGFNATGVETSTFYRDAAGHDNSEVPWVFRIGFMYYSLLGTIIVIAVGIVVSYATGGQKERVPLNLLTPWVRPLYRTLDYTPEKGEYKLTRSCEMTDIEKIPK; this is translated from the exons ATGGATCCAAGTGCATCGGTTGGGGAAGGTGACGATGGGACCTCGGCACCGGAGCAACGGTTGCTCTTCTCGGCGGTTGATTATGTCATCTTCTTCTCAATGCTCGGTATGTCGGCACTGATCGGTGTGTACTATGGATTCTTTGCCaagcagaagcaaaacaatacgGCCGAATATCTGCTCGGTAGCAAACAGATGAAGGTGTTCCCGGTTGCCATGTCGCTGACAGCGAC CCATATCTCAGCTATCACGATGCTTGGTGTGCCGGCGGAGATGTACAAGTACGGCATACAGTACTGGGCCTGTTCAATATCGGGCCTCATCGTGACCATCTTCATGGTGTACGTCTTTCTGCCCGTGTTCCACGAGCTGCAAACGGTCTCCTGCTATAGCTACATTGAGCAACGATTCGACAAACGGACCCGCACGTTAGCCAGCGGTCTCTTCATGTTCTACTGTTTACTGAACACACCCGTTATCATCTATGCGCCTGCGATTGCCTTCAGCCAAG TCACCGGTATCAATGTGCACATCATAACACCGATGATTTGCTGTATCTGCATTTTCTACACAACATTCGGCGGCATACG GGCGGTAATATGGACGGACACGTTACAGTTCGGTGCCATGCTGTGCGCGCTGTTCGTCGTAATGACACTCGGGACCTTGCAGCTCGGTGGAGTGATCAACGTGTTTCGACTAGCAGAGGCTGGTGGTCGTTTGATATGGTTTAA CATGGATCCTGATCCTTACCTTCGGACCTCGTTCTGGTTGGTGTCGGTGGGTTTAACCTCGATGTGGATATCAAACATCGGAGTTACGCCAGAGTGTGTACAGCGCTTCTTAACCATACCGGACATGTCAAGCGCCAAGAA GGCAGTTTGGATCTTCGGTGTTGGGCACATCCTCGTGAAACTGTTCTCCGTCTACAACGGTTTACTGATCTTCGGCAAGTACCATGACTGCGATCCTATCCACGAGGGGACGGTACAGAAGTACGATCAGATTTTCGCGTACTATGTGCTGGATGTCGCACGGCACATACCCGGCCTGCCGGGTCTATTTGTGGTGGGTATCTTCTCGGCCGCCCTATCCTCAATGTCTACCAGCATGAACACACTGTCCGGGACACTGTTCGAGGACTTCATTCGGCCACGGTTCGCTCTCAAGGACAAAACAGCCAGCACGGTGGTAAAAGTCATGGTGATGACGATCGGTGTGATCTGCCTGTTGCTGGTGTTTGTCGTTGAACAGCTCGGCAGCATCTTCAGCCTGGCCATCTCCGTGTCCGGTGTAACCTCCGGTACAATGCTCGGTATCTTCTTCCTCGGTATGTTCTCGCCGCACGTTAACGGACGAGGTGCATTCTGGGGTGCGATCGTATCGTTGATAACGCTCAGCGCGATTGCTGTCGGAGCTCAACTCGAGATACTCGGGGGACATCTGAAGTATGAGAGCTTACCCTTCCGGTACGATGGTTGCAGTGGATTCAATGCAACAGG TGTGGAAACGAGCACCTTCTATCGCGATGCGGCAGGACACGACAACTCCGAGGTGCCGTGGGTATTTCGCATTGGATTCATGTACTACTCTCTGCTCGGGACGATCATCGTCATTGCTGTAGGCATCGTGGTAAGCTACGCAACTGGAGGACAGAAAGAACGAGTGCCGCTAAACCTGCTCACTCCCTGGGTGCGGCCACTGTACCGCACACTAGACTACACGCCCGAAAAGGGCGAATACAAGCTAACGCGAAGTTGTGAAATGACGGATATAGAGAAAATCCCTAAATGA
- the LOC128302586 gene encoding uncharacterized protein LOC128302586, with protein MSCLGDCLELGPPPDMILSMPPPPLSSFLLPRNALVATKPNGNSNNSLLCSAAFICEPSLKANEQSGMEFVELPGNGMDDTWVLVLISSCVGVLLLGALLAMVVLKCRDRFCFRCSSFSYSYHDSNLKQPPLHTLGHEPSTAKAAVFMPGGTILYPTNHLHHHHQQPPHPDNRTLWAALTPHGTQHFITESYGGNPEDHYEVIDYGRKHEQYIPSAHGTIVKSKNSFENSGFVDYDYEDPTPLMESYAHFDDMDSGYQEPQEMLGSLNRAATANRTATLISSPTHIENPNMAPLNLYPTMLSSTMGRKMHGNTGPAGGSLSRRISDIKN; from the exons ATGAGTTGCCTCGGGGATTGCCTCGAGTTGGGGCCACCGCCCGATATGATATTGTCGATGCCACCGCCACCGTTGTCCTCGTTTCTATTGCCCCGGAACGCACTGGTGGCCACCAAACCGaatggcaacagcaacaacagtttGCTGTGCAGTGCAGCCTTCATCTGTGAACCGTCCCTGAAAGCGAACGAACAGTCCGGGATGGAGTTTGTGGAGTTGCCCGGAAATG gAATGGACGATACTTGGGTGCTGGTGCTGAtctcatcctgcgttggagtTCTGCTGCTTGGGGCTCTATTGGCCATGGTGGTGCTCAAATGTCGCGA TCGGTTCTGCTTCCGTTGCAGCTCGTTCAGCTACTCGTACCACGATAGCAACTTGAAGCAACCGCCACTGCACACGCTCGGCCATGAACCATCCACCGCAAAGGCGGCAGTATTTATGCCCGGTGGTACAATTCTCTATCCGACCAATCACttgcaccatcaccatcagcaaccACCGCATCCGGACAACCGTACACTGTGGGCCGCACTGACACCGCACGGAACGCAGCATTTCATCACCGAATCGTACGGTGGCAATCCCGAGGATCACTACGAAGTGATCGACTACGGGCGTAAGCATGAGCAGTACATTCCCTCCGCACACGGCACAATCGTGAAGAGCAAGAACTCGTTCGAGAATTCCGGGTTTGTTGACTACGATTACGAGGATCCGACACCGCTGATGGAATCGTACGCACACTTCGACGATATGGACTCGGGCTATCAGGAACCGCAGGAAATGCTGGGATCGCTGAACCGTGCCGCCACAGCAAACCGTACCGCCACACTCATATCATCGCCGACACACATCGAGAACCCCAATATGGCACCGCTCAACCTCTATCCCACCATGCTGAGCTCGACGATGGGTCGCAAGATGCACGGTAACACCGGTCCGGCCGGTGGATCCTTGTCGCGACGCATCAGCGACATTAAGAACTGA